In Vicinamibacteria bacterium, one genomic interval encodes:
- a CDS encoding tetratricopeptide repeat protein has product MRLFTVVLVVGQILGPAEERENREGNELYRDGKLDEALQSYTRAQVGHPDAPELHYNIGNVHYRKEDLETALQEYQTGLSTDGEVKRRSEFNIGNIHFKNEKWNEAIRAYAEALKIDPADVEARQNLELALKKREEQQQQQQQQQQQQGNGEEDQDEEQQSQDPGEPESNDAESAPGGESPSEQESQPQPMEMSREEAEQILQALAQMEQALQQQQQEKQKAKARGKGKIW; this is encoded by the coding sequence ATGAGACTCTTCACCGTCGTGCTCGTCGTGGGGCAGATCCTCGGGCCCGCCGAGGAGCGGGAGAACCGTGAGGGCAACGAGCTGTATCGAGACGGAAAGCTGGACGAAGCCCTCCAGAGCTATACGCGGGCTCAGGTGGGCCATCCCGATGCCCCCGAGCTCCACTACAACATCGGGAACGTCCACTATCGCAAGGAGGACCTGGAGACGGCGCTCCAGGAGTATCAGACCGGGCTCTCGACGGACGGGGAAGTCAAGAGGCGGAGCGAGTTCAACATCGGGAACATTCACTTCAAGAACGAGAAGTGGAACGAGGCGATTCGCGCCTACGCCGAGGCGTTGAAGATCGATCCGGCCGACGTCGAGGCGCGACAGAACCTGGAGCTCGCTCTGAAGAAGCGGGAAGAGCAGCAGCAGCAACAACAACAGCAGCAGCAACAGCAGGGAAACGGCGAAGAGGACCAGGACGAGGAACAACAATCCCAGGATCCAGGCGAGCCCGAATCAAACGACGCGGAATCCGCACCGGGCGGGGAGAGTCCTTCCGAGCAAGAGTCGCAACCCCAGCCCATGGAGATGAGCCGCGAGGAGGCGGAGCAGATCCTCCAGGCCCTCGCCCAGATGGAACAGGCGCTCCAGCAGCAACAGCAGGAGAAGCAGAAGGCGAAGGCCCGCGGTAAGGGAAAGATCTGGTGA